The following proteins are encoded in a genomic region of Nicotiana sylvestris chromosome 4, ASM39365v2, whole genome shotgun sequence:
- the LOC138890040 gene encoding uncharacterized protein: MSSSINVSILAIFILAFFCATSEPDSPKLLDKACAWGSTDWNSSFCLDVLKSSPLIISAEDLLRLTLSIIETGLINATRTQIYIGEKLKGNITGVESKSALGQCLNLYGQIIGLYKSALVNVEKHKLYDVASFEFSIAANNAEYCQGWLLLSGISDADISSGNKFVKYLSLAGYTVVNDLIISDWLIKK; the protein is encoded by the coding sequence ATGTCTTCATCAATCAATGTTTCAATTCTTGCAATATTTATTTTGGCATTCTTTTGTGCTACATCAGAGCCAGATTCTCCAAAATTGCTCGACAAGGCTTGTGCTTGGGGTTCAACAGATTGGAATTCTTCCTTCTGTTTAGACGTTTTGAAATCAAGTCCTTTGATCATATCAGCAGAGGATTTGCTGCGACTAACGCTATCAATCATCGAAACAGGACTAATAAACGCAACAAGAACACAAATATACATTGGAGAAAAGCTTAAAGGAAATATTACAGGAGTCGAATCAAAGTCAGCTCTTGGTCAATGTCTCAACTTGTATGGTCAAATAATAGGTTTATACAAGAGTGCTTTGGTTAAtgttgaaaaacataagttataTGATGTAGCAAGTTTTGAATTTTCAATAGCTGCCAATAATGCTGAGTATTGTCAAGGTTGGCTACTTCTTTCTGGAATTTCTGATGCTGACATTTCAAGTGGTAACAAATTTGTTAAGTATCTTAGTTTAGCAGGATATACTGTTGTAAATGATCTTATAATCTCAGATTGGCTTATCAAGAAGTAG